The Pseudomonadota bacterium nucleotide sequence TAAGGCCGAGAATCCCTCCATCTCAGCAGAGTAGGTTTTTAAGAGAGCCTCACTCAGTGGTCGGGAGAATCGCAATAACACCACCCGCCCACCATCTAGGATTAGGGGCCGAATATCCCACTCTTCATCCCCAAGCTTGGGCCCAAGCATAACATTTATGCATACCGCCCCGGCTGGGAACCATTCACGGTAAGAATCCAAGATACGCTGCTGCGCTGAGTTTAGTTCATCGGGTAAAATAAGCTTCATAAGATGCTAAACCTCTTAGCGGCGCTCCTGAAGCACGCTATCGATCTCCACTTTCAGGCGTGGCAGGATCTCCTCATACGAGAACTGTCCTACCAGGGTACCTGCACGCTTGAGATTGACGTGAGTCGGGGCACACCACAACCCGAGATCGGCATCATCTGTCTCGCCTGGACCGTTAACTCGGCATCCCATTACCGCAATCGTCAGCTTTTTATCGGCGAACTGTAGGGTCATCTCGCGAACCTGCTGGGCGAGTTCAACAAAAGCCTCGTTCTCTACCCGTGAACACGATGGGCAGGAGATGATATTTAGCCCCTCGTGCTCAAAGCGCGGCACCGAACGGAAACGTCCGGCATAGATATCCTCTACGATCTTTTTGGCAAGAAGGACCTCCTGATGCTTCTCGCTGTGCGGTAGGGTGAGCGAGACCCTGAGCGTATCGCCTATGCCCTGCACGAGCAGGTTCTCAAATGCAACGCGGGTCTTAATCTCACCCATCGGAAGCATGCCCGCCTCGGTTACACCGAGGTGTAGCGGAATCTCTGGAAACTCAACTGCGAATTTGCGGTTGATATCGATCACATCGTTTGGGTCCGAGCTTTTAAGGGAGACCACATAGTTTGTGAAGCCTAGATCTTCAAGGTAGCCGATATGCTCACGAGCGGAGCTCATTGCAACCTCTAGCGGGTCCTCTCCGTGCGCGGCCAGGGCTGGATCGAGTGAGCCAAAGTTTACACCGACACGAATCGCTAGGTTGTAATCACGCGCCACACCTACGATATACTTAACCTTCTCGTGCACCGGAACGCTTGTCTCATGGTGATAGAGGTGTCCCGGATTGTAGCGGATCTTTTGAACGTACGGAGCAACGCTCTTTGCAAGCTTATAGCTCTCCTGTAGGTCAACAACGAGGCGTGCGCTGGTGCCCCTACGCAGCTCTGCAAGAGCCTCAACATCTCTGCGGCTATCGATGGCGATGCGAATAATGTCGGCGCCGTGTTGTTCAAGCAGTGCGATCTGAGCGGCGGTTGCGACTAGATCCTGGGTCTTGGTGGCGCACATCGACTGGACCGAGATAGGGCCAGAGCTGCCGATTACTAGATCCCCAACCTGAACGGTCCTGGTGCTGCGCCGTTTAATCTGCACTCCAGAGGTAGCCCCAATCTGTGCCAAGCTCTCACCCATATAAACTACCGCGCTCCGCATAAGTTGCTGTTAAGACGAACTAGAGTCTAACTTTTTAAGCCCCTTAAGGCTATATCCATAGAGCTACCTAAGTAGCATTTCATGCCCCCATAAAATCCCCCTGTTAAGACCGTATTTTTGTTGTATCATTGGGTGGTTAGGTCAGGCTTTGTAGGAGTATCTGGATGCAAAAATTTGCTCTATTGGTGATAGCAAACGGATGTAGCGGTAAATTACGTTAAGCAAAACCCACAAAATGCCGTAGATGGCTTGTGACATATACGAGGGATATACGACATAAACCGACTTACCTCTGAGAGTACCGTTTAGGAAAAATTATGACGAACATTGATGACCTTGGAGAGATCTTTGCAAAAATAACAGAGGAATATGAGGAGCCGGTTCCGATCGGGGGGCGCTGCGAAAGCCGTGTCTATTATCGTGTCGGAGATCTGAGTGATGCGGAACTTGATGCATGCGCCGAATATGTCGCAGGGCGCATTAAAAATGTAGTCTCCCCACAAAAGCCGCAGCTGTTTCTAAAGCTACCCGGAGGATATTCGTTCTTTGCTGAGCGGCTCTGTGCAATCTATTCTGAGCTCTATAACAAGGGCAAGGAAGTTCCCCTTGAGCAATATATGGAGAGCAAGATGGCGAACGGTCACGGGGAGAAATATCGTGGCTACTCCTCCATCCTGGTTACCGATGTAATCACCACCGCGCGCTCAAGCCTTGAGGCGCACACACGAGCGACCCTACGTGGGGTTCCGGTACTGTGTTGGGCAACCCTTATTGATAGAACCTTCGGGCCTGGCCCAGTGCCGGTTGTGTCTGCATTCACGGGCGCGCCGGTAAGGGTTTTAACGCAGGTTGGGTAAACTCAGTACTGTCTTAAAGGTGCCTTAGCGTCTCTTAAGCTGAATAACCTTTGCGGAAGTGCCGACAGCTAGCTTTAGTTGCGGTATGCTAGCTGACTCTTCATTTCGCTCGTTAATCACCTGTTCACCTAGCAGTTCAAGGGTTGAGAGCACCGTTAAGCTCTCTTCGGAGAGATCTGCTGCTGGACGAACTACACGACTTCGCTTAATCAGTACATCTAGCTCGTGATGAACAGCCTGCCCGGCCTGAACCCTAGCCTTTAGGCTTACCAACAGGGTTGCAAGCGAGGTCGCCTTAATAAAGTCCCCCTTCTCTGCACACGCGATTAGATCACGTTGCGCAAGCACTAGCTCGCTCTCACTGGCACGCCAAAGGTTCTGAAACTCGTTGCGCAGCGCAAATACGTCGTAGATTAACTTCTTAGTGTTAGGTGAGTCTGCTGCTTCTGTAAGCTTACGTAGCAACAGTCCATTTATATCGCGCCACTCTGATACCTGTGCAGCTGAAAGCTCGACAGAGGCCCCCTCCATCCGCACAAACGAGGTGTTGCCTGCGCTATTGTATAACCTTAAAGCTCTACGGCTTTTTTGAAGTAACGCCATTACGCGGGAGTGGAAGGATTCGGATTCCATTATTACTATCTCTTAAAGTAACTAGTCAGCATATTCCAAAAATATTCGCATACAGTAATGGCAGTCAATAGCCCCTCAGGGGCCGATTTGCGGAGCAAATCGAGGGTGAAAACATTAACTGGTCACAAAATCTGCCGTCCCCGATCAGGGGACGACCAATCGAATTACCTATAAAACTTCGCCGTAATCTGAGTAGCTTGAATCGCGACATTAAACTACGGTGACCAGTTATCTCTTAAAAATCTAACGTGCCGACTTTTAGCAGCGCTTTGAGGGATAATCAACATCTATATCTAATACGTCGTTATACGCTACCGGATATCTCCATCACACCATGAAAGGTTCCAGCTACCTAGCAAATTACGACAAGCGGCCTTCGATAAACTACGGTGACCAGTTACGCCAACCCATGCAGGTCTAGCGCCGCCCAACGCAGCTTTATCTTACTGTAAAGCTCTGTGAAGGTGTCATTTTCAATCGACTCCCGGATGCGCCTCATCAGGCTTAGATAGTGTGTAAGGTTATGGATACTCGCTAATTGTGGTCCCAACATCTCGCCAGCCTTAAAGAGGTGCTGAATATAGGCGCGCGAGTAGTTCCTACACGCCAAGCAGCTACAATTTGGGTCGATAGGAGCCGTATCATCGGCGTATCGGGAGTTCTTAATGTTAAAAAATGGAGGATCGTTTTCTACGAACACCCGCCCGAAGCGCCCCGAACGGGTCGGCATGACGCAATCAAAGATATCGACCCCCTGTGAGACCGCCTCTACGATGTCCTCTGGCGTTCCAACCCCCATCAGGTAATGCAGCCCATCCTTTGGGAGCTGACCTACGTGGTAACTCAACACCTCGTACATGGCGCCCTTGGGCTCTCCAACGCTTAATCCACCGATCGCATAGCCATCAAAGGGCAGGCTCGCTATCTGCTCAGCCGCGCGGGTACGGAGCTCCTTATGGCACCCCCCCTGAGTGATTCCAAAGAGACACATCTCAGGATCCGTGCGCGCAGCGAGCGATCTCTTAGCCCAACGAAAGGTCATTTCAAGTGACTTCTCAAACTGAGCAAAATCAAAATCACTTGCGGCGCACTCATCAAGCGCCATAGCGATATCAACACCGAGGGTCTGTTGTACCTGAATAGATCTCTCGGGTGATAAAAATTGCTTTGAGCCGTCGAGGTGCGAACGAAACTCAACCCCCTCCTCAGAAAGGGTGCGGATGCCCTTTAGACTAAAAACCTGAAAGCCCCCGGAGTCGCTTAAGATCGGACCCTTCCAACCACTAAAGGTGTGGATCCCTCCTAATCGTTGAATACGCTCAGCTCCTGGACGGAGCCAGAGATGATAGGTATTAACCAACATAACCGAGGCGCCGCACTCGGCTAGCCGCTCAACATCGACCCCCTTAACTGAGGCCTTAGTGCCGACCGGCATAAAGGTCGGGGTCTCAAAGGCTCCGTTACGGGTCAGAAACGCTCCGCGCCTAGCCTTACCAGAGAGCTTCTTTAGTGTATAGCGAGCCGTCATACTATTATCATCCCATCCCCATAACTGAGGAACCTATAGTTTTCATTCATTGCAGACTCATAACAGTTGGCCAGAAGTTTACGACCCAATAAGGCCTCAACCAGTAAAAGATGCGTTGTGCCGGGTTGATGAAAGTTGGTTATAAGGGCATCAATCAACCGAAAATCAAATCCGGGGCGAATAAAAAGCTGTGTAGCAGTAGTATCGTTTCGAGCAGCCCCCTCGAGCGCGCGTGTCACAGTTGTTCCTACAGCGATCACCCGCCCACCACGCTCCTTGGTCTCATGTAATGATTCAAGGGTCTCTGAGGAGACCTCAAAGCGCTCCGCAGGGGGTGGTCGCAATACGCCATTAACGAACAGGGACTGAAAGCTCGCCGTGCCGACATGCAGCGTAACCCTTGATACGGAGCACCCAAGCGAATCAACCAACTCGTTAATTAATTCCGGAGTAAAGTGCAGCGAGGCGGTCGGTGCTGCGATAGAGCCCGCATGTTTTGCAAAGATACTTTGGTAATCACTGCGGTCCTGCTCATCCCCGTGTCCGGAGCGGATATATAACGGTATCGGCATCGTGCCGTAGCGATAGAGTAGCTCCGCTACAGGGGTTGCTGGTGTAAGGGATGAAAATTCAACGATAACTCTATCGTTATGGTGGGATGGCACTACATCTGCTCGCAAATCATCGCCAAAGATAACAACACCACTGGCCCTAACTTTGCGTAGCGGTCGCCCCATGCAGAGCCACCGTGTTGGCCCCTGCTGCTCTATCAAGAGCAGCTCAATTTCTGTGTCCGGTGCCTGTGGCAGCCTTCCAAAGAGTCTGGCGGGCACTACCCTGGTCTCGTTAAAGACTAGGTGATCTCCCCGTTTCAAAAAAGCGCCGAGTGCGGCAAAGGTGGAATGTTGTATAGATCCTAAGGCTCGATTCACTACCATCATCTTGGCGCTATCGGGTGGATAAACAGGCCTCTGTGCGACCGCGCTGCGTGGAAGCTCGTACGAATAGGGCTCAAGCCCATCTAGCTGTTGTGCACTACCCGTCATACTTAGCTTTTGGTCTTACCGAAGGCCTCAAAGAAGTTAATCGGCATCGGAAATAGTATGGTAGAGCTGTTTTCAGCCGAGATCTGCTTGAGGGTTTCAAGATATCTAAGTTGCAGGGCGGTGCTCTCTTTAGACATAATAACTGCCGCGGCGGTTAACTTCTCCGCCGCCTGAAATTCTCCCTCAGCTTGAATAACCTTGGCGCGGCGCTCACGCTCGGCCTCTGCTTGGCGCGCTATAGCACGCCGCATCTCTTGCGGTAGGTCGATATCCTTAATCTCCACCACAGAGACCTTAACGCCCCATGGATCAGTGTGGCGATCGATAATTTCCTGAATACGTTGATTGATCTGGTCCCGTTTTGAAAGGAGATCATCAAGCTCAGACTCTCCGCACGCGCTGCGTAGCGTTGTCTGAGCGATCTGACTAGTGGCATACAGGTAGTTCTCGACGGCTAACACCGCGCGCGATGGATCGAGTACTCTAAAATAGAGCACCGCATTGACCTTAATAGAGATATTATCGCGGGTGATAACGTCCTGCGTTGGAACGTCCATCGTTATGATGCGCTGATCCACCCGTGTTAGTTCATCAACGAAGGGGATAATAAAGCGCAGTCCGGCTTCCTTCATGCCTTTGTATACTCCGAAGCGCAGCACCACACCGCGCTCATAGCTGCGGATTGTATAGGAGCTAAAAAAAAGCAGCGCAGCTAACGCTATTACGATAAGAATTATTATACTCATAGGGCATCCCTTATTTCTTCTCTACACACGCTCAACAAGTAGCGTAAGCTCCGCTTCTACCGCAACGACACGGATACGCTCACCGCGTTGGATGATACCGCGCTTCGTTGTTGCTCTCCAGATCTCACCTCGAACCGAGACGGAGCCGACCTCAGAGAATGAGTCTAGCGCCTCGCCCGTATGTCCAACCAGCCCAACAATATCAAACTTTGCGTCCTCTGCACCTCCTCCTAGGCTAGCTCCTAAGTTCAGCAGAACGAGCACAAGAGCAATGAGGGCTAGTACTGCCAACACTAAGTATGTAATCACAGGGGCAGGATAGCACGACTAATCACGTGTGAATATGTGAAAGGCCCTCTAGGTAACCCGCCTTATTGCAGATACGACACAACGCCCTTAAGGTGGCCCCATACCGTGCGCTTTAGCTCCTGACTTTGCTCCATCTCGGCTAGCCCATGCGTGCGCAGGACCATCGTTTGATCAAGTGCATTGAGGGAACCTAGCTCCTGCTCGGACCCGAACACTATCGTAAGCGCTGTGGGGAGCTCTCCCACAGATGATCTCTCAATAGCAAGGCCCTGCTCGGAGCTGGCCGCAACGGTTGTCCGGTACTGCTCAGGTGTAAGCTTTAGCGCCTTACTGCAGATCGAATCCAACAGAAGGCTTTCTGCTGTGGTTAGCGCCCCCTGCGCCGTGACCACAATAATGGCGCACTTTAATTGAGAGGTGCTCTTTGCTGCAGGCTTAAGGGCGCTCCTAGGAATACCAGCCGGATAGAGGGCAGCTACCTTATCAAGATAACGCAGTAGTGTTGAACGACATTTAGGGAGCATGAAAATACCTTATCAAGTTAGGGTGTCTTTCGTAATACCTCTAACGATACTGTCTACGATGCTGCGTGAGATCTGCGCTTTATGCGCAGTTCCAATCTGCTCCTCTTTGCCATCTTTGCTAACGATCCAGACGCGATTTGTGTCGTGATCGAAAGCCTCGTGCGCCAAGTTCCCAACCATTAGATCGGTGTTCTTTGCACTTAATTTATGGCGTACCTCGTTTAAGAGCTCCTCCTCATCCCCCGTTTCAACGGCGAACCCAACCAGAAAGGGACGCGCTGTCTTACCCTTTTGAATGCCGATACTTTTAAGAATATCTAGGGTTGCTTTAAGTTCAAGTGCGCGCGGCTCGTTCGATTTTTTAATCTTTTTACTGGATGGATCTGCCGGAGTATAGTCAGCAACCGCAGCCGTTGTAATAACAATATCAAACTGCTCGGCTGCCGCACCAAACCCAGATATGGCCCGTTGCGTCATCGCCTCGTACATCTCAGCCGCTGAGGTAACCGCGACACAGGTAATATCACGGGGTATATATGGCGTACGACCAAGGGGTCCATGCACAAGCGTTACCTCGGCGCCCCGTCTATAGGCCTCCTTTGCAAGTTGAATCCCCATTTTTCCAGAAGAGCGATTTGAGATATACCTGACCGGATCGATCGCCTCACGTGTTGGACCGGTTGAGATCAGTACGCGCTTGCCAGCTAAGTCCTGGGGCGCGACTGCGCGCCGAAGGTGCGAAAATATCTCGCGCTGATCAGCTAATCTGCCACGCCCTAACCAACCGCAGGCGAGTGGCCCAGAATCTGGCTCAACGAAATGCACCCCACGTTGCTGAAGCCGCATAATATTATCGATAGTGGCTGGATGATCGTACATATTAACGTTCATCGCGGGAGCCACTACTACTGGCGCCTTAGTTGCAAGGGCAACAGCCAAAAGCGGCGACTCTGCAAACCCGTACGACAACTTGGCGATCAGATCTGCACTGGCCGGTGCAATCAACAACACATCGGCCCAATCTGCAAGTTCGATATGTCCGATAGCGCCCGACTCAGTCTCGTTCCAAAAGGTGTTGGTTACGGGCTTACCGGTAATAACCTCCAGGGTAAAGGGGGTCACGAATTTAGCTGCGGAATCGGTCATAACGACCCGCACCTCACAGCCATGCGTTATAAGGTAGCGCGCAAGTTCTGCACTCTTGTACGCCGCAATAGAGCCACTAATACCTAGTACGACCTTAGTTTTCTTACGCACCAACTTCATCTGACCGTTATACCAGAAATGGGTTGTTTTTGCGCTCCCTGCCGACAGTGGTGTCATCACCGTGACCACTTAGGACGCTTGTTTCGTCCGCTAGGGTAAGTATATTTTGCTTAATAGATCTAATTAGTTGCTCGTGATTGCCACCCGGCAAATCGGTTCGTCCAATAGATCCAGAAAATAGTGCGTCCCCGCTAATTACCGTGTTTTCTTCTGGAAAATAGAAGCTTACATGCCCCGGGGAGTGCCCAGGGGTAAAGAGCACCTGCGCCCGATGTGGGCCGACCGTCAGGGTCTCACCCCCCTGAACGGCGATATCGGGCTCCGGACAGTCGTGCCAGTCGGCAAGCGGTAGTCCGTACATCTGAGCTATTGTGCGCACCTTAGAGCGCATCACCTGCTCGTTTGGATGGGCTATTAGGGGGCACTTTAGCTCCTGCAAGAGCGGCGCTACCCCGCCACAATGATCTAGATGCGAATGGGTTAGCCAGATCTCCTTTACCCGAAGCCCCTCTCTACGAATAACCTTCAGAATTTTATCGGCGTCACCCCCTGGGTCAATAACAACACACTCCTTGTCTGTATCGCTCCAAACTAGGCGCGCGTTCTGCATAAATTCTGTTACTAGGACCGTCTCTATTTTTAGCATTCTGTTACCTTATTGCCGCCCGCAGCTGCGAGGGAGTGCTGTGTTTTGCATCAGAGAGCAAAAAATTAGCTATGCCGTACGCTATACCGTTAGCAAGTGAATCTCTAAACTGATCGCGCGAGAGCTTGGCCCCATCCTCAGGATGATCCACAAAGAACATCTCAATTAAGCTGCACGGCATATGCGCCCCGACCAGAACAAAGAAGGGCGCTTTCTTAACACCTAGAAATCGGGCCTGCCGATAGGTTGGAGCAACCGTGGCCTTAACTGAGTTATTAAGCGTGCGGGTTAACTGCATTGAATCCTCAAGCTTTCCGCTCTGAATTAGATCACTTAACATAAATGAGAGATCATCTAGATCGCCCGCCGCCGCTATGCCGTTCTCACGCTCGGCGAGCTTGCGACTCGCCGCATCGTTAGTATTATCTAAGTAATAGACCTCCAGCCCCCTACCGTCATGATCGGCTGAGGCGTTTACGTGCAGACTTATAAAAGCCGAGGCATTCTTTGCATTTGCGTATGAAGTTCTGCGCGCCAGCGGCACAAAATCATCATCCTCACGGGTTAGGAGCACCGGAATCGAATAACGCTTAACAAGTAACGTTCGTACACGACGCGCTATATCAAGGGTAATATCCTTCTCTAGAGCTCCGCTGTGGCCCACAGCTCCTGCATCATATCCGCCGTGTCCAGGATCGATCACCACCGGCCGTAGGCTCCACCTACGGTTAAACTGAGTTGACTTTACGGGTCGTGGGGTCTCTAGATCGTTAGTGGGCATAAGAACCTGGAAGGTTCCATTACGTAAGCTCTGCAACCGCTGCTGCGCTATCTGGCGAGTCGGCCCGGAACTCTCCGCAGCACGCTGATAGATAGCGCGAACGTTGCTCGCACTAGCACCCTTCGTTATCTCAATATCACCAAGTAAAACCAAAGCCGCACCCTGCTCCCCGTCCTGATTTCTGGCGCTAACTAAGGGCTCTAGGGTTGCTGCGGCACGGGTCAGGTAAGGTTTTTGCTGCGTGATATAAAAGAGCCTTAGATCGGTATCAGCCGAATAGATTCGCAGGCGCGCGAGATCCTCCCTAGCACGGGACTTTAAAAGGACCGTTTGCATCTGAGAGGCTAGCTTGCTCCATGCCTGCTTATAGTCTGCTCCATCTCCTAGCGGGTCGTTATTACGGAGGCGTAGATACTCGCTTCGTAGAGCTGCTACGGGCCTGGATGATTCTGCTGCTGCCTCTAAGCGCATAATACCGAGTAGGTATAGCGTTAGTATGAATAATGAGGTTGCTCTACGCAGCACTTACTGTAGCTCCTTTAGCTCATAGATAAGGGCGAGCGCCTCACGCGCACTTATATCATCAACGTTAATCCCCTTGAGGCGATCCTTAAGCTTAGTTGCAACTGGACAACTCTCCGGTAAGCGAGGCGCAAATAGATCTGGTTGTTGGAGCACCCTGCGCTCAACTGTTTGAGCTGAGCTGCTGGCCGGCAGACTGACCGGCAGACTCGATAGCACCTCATAAGCACGTTGAATTACCTCAGCCGGAAGTCCTGATAACTTAGCGACCTCTAGTCCGTATGAACGGGGTGCGGGGCCAGAACGAATCTCGTGCGTAAAGATAATCTGATCATCTTGCTCTATTGAGCCAACCGAGAGGTTGGCAACACTTGAATGCGCAGCCTCAAGCGCTGTAATCTCGTGGTAGTGTGTGGCGAAGAGCGTTCTGCATCCAATAGAGAGAGCAAGTTGCTCAAGGATAGCCTGCGCCAAAGATTGACCATCGGTCGTAGCTGTTCCGCGCCCGAGCTCATCGATTAATACCAGCGAGCGAGCCGAAGCGTGCGCCAAGATATGTGAGGCCTCACGCATCTCAACCATAAAGGTTGACTCACCCTCGTGCAGATCATCTGCCGCTCCAAGTCGCGCAAAGACCCGATCGACGATACCAACCCTAGCCGACTCCGCAGGAACGTAGGAACCGATCTGCGCCAGAATAGCAATCAACGCAATCTGCCGCAGATAGGTAGATTTCCCCCCCATATTCGGGCCAGTTATAACGAAGCAGGTTGCACCATTAGGCTTAAATGAAACTGAATTCGGAATAAAGGCCCCCTCTAGTAGGGAGGAGATAATAGGGTGGCGGCCCTTAATGATCTCAAGGGTTGATTCAGCGACTATCTGCGGCTCGACCCAAGCGTTTCTCTCTGCTACTAGCGCTAGGCTTGCAATACAATCAAGGGTAGAGAGTGCTGCGGCGATACTACGTAGCTCTCCTACAAAAGCTGAGATCTCACTACGAAGCTGCACAAAGAGTAGCTGCTCACGCCGAACCTGCCGGTCAACGGCCGTAATGACAGAATCCTCATGCTGTTTAAGCTCCGGTGTTGTATAGCGCTCAGCGTTGCCCATGCTCTGCCTACGCTGGTAGTGCGCCGGAACCTTTGCGCTCTGTGAGGTGGGAACCTCTAGGAAAAAACCGATGACGTTATTCGATTTAACCTTAAGGGTAGAGATCCCAGAAGCCCTGCGCTCCTGCCCCTCAAAATCAGTTCGCCAGGTATCGGCGGTCGCTCGAATAGCGCAGATCTGATCTAGCTCTGCGTCGAATCCAGCTCTGATTACCCCTCCATCGTGGGTTACATGCGGGGGATTATCAACCAATGCACGACTTAGAAGTTCCAACGCTGCTGTTGGTGGCGTTATGGCAAAGCTCGCCTCCTTAAGTAGCCGCGCAGTTGCTAAGGCGAGCCGCTCCTGAATCCCAGCCATTCTATCCAAAGTTTCCCTAATGGCCGCCAGATCCTTAGGCGAGGCTATATTAAGCTGAGTTCTGGCCGCCAAGCGTTCAAGGTCACTTAAGCCCTCAAGCTCATGCAGGATGCTAGCTGCATGCGGGGTCATCTCGCCTAGCGCCTGTTGTCGTTCAAGGATAGCGTCTATATCTAGTAGGGGCGCAAGGAGCCAATTACGAAGCAGTCGCGCACCACCAGCGGTGGCGGTAGCGTTAATAAATCCCAGCAACGTTCCGCTGCTTGAGCCATCCTTAGTATTCTGCACGAGCTCAAGGTTTCTACGTGTTGCCGAGTCGATAACGACGTGACCAGCGGCGCGAAAAAGAGACAGCTCACTAATAGGAATCGGATTACCGAGTGAGATCTCGTCTAAGTAAGCAAAGAGCGCGCGCGTAGCCCGTTTGCCTGAAACACTAAGGGCGTGAAACTCCGCCGCAGCCTCTGTTGCAAGTCCCCGTTCAAGAGTAGTGGTGCCGGTTGGATCCGCTCTAAAACGGAGCGC carries:
- a CDS encoding slipin family protein translates to MSIIILIVIALAALLFFSSYTIRSYERGVVLRFGVYKGMKEAGLRFIIPFVDELTRVDQRIITMDVPTQDVITRDNISIKVNAVLYFRVLDPSRAVLAVENYLYATSQIAQTTLRSACGESELDDLLSKRDQINQRIQEIIDRHTDPWGVKVSVVEIKDIDLPQEMRRAIARQAEAERERRAKVIQAEGEFQAAEKLTAAAVIMSKESTALQLRYLETLKQISAENSSTILFPMPINFFEAFGKTKS
- the queA gene encoding tRNA preQ1(34) S-adenosylmethionine ribosyltransferase-isomerase QueA, whose product is MTGSAQQLDGLEPYSYELPRSAVAQRPVYPPDSAKMMVVNRALGSIQHSTFAALGAFLKRGDHLVFNETRVVPARLFGRLPQAPDTEIELLLIEQQGPTRWLCMGRPLRKVRASGVVIFGDDLRADVVPSHHNDRVIVEFSSLTPATPVAELLYRYGTMPIPLYIRSGHGDEQDRSDYQSIFAKHAGSIAAPTASLHFTPELINELVDSLGCSVSRVTLHVGTASFQSLFVNGVLRPPPAERFEVSSETLESLHETKERGGRVIAVGTTVTRALEGAARNDTTATQLFIRPGFDFRLIDALITNFHQPGTTHLLLVEALLGRKLLANCYESAMNENYRFLSYGDGMIIV
- a CDS encoding MBL fold metallo-hydrolase, yielding MLKIETVLVTEFMQNARLVWSDTDKECVVIDPGGDADKILKVIRREGLRVKEIWLTHSHLDHCGGVAPLLQELKCPLIAHPNEQVMRSKVRTIAQMYGLPLADWHDCPEPDIAVQGGETLTVGPHRAQVLFTPGHSPGHVSFYFPEENTVISGDALFSGSIGRTDLPGGNHEQLIRSIKQNILTLADETSVLSGHGDDTTVGRERKNNPFLV
- the coaBC gene encoding bifunctional phosphopantothenoylcysteine decarboxylase/phosphopantothenate--cysteine ligase CoaBC, which encodes MTPLSAGSAKTTHFWYNGQMKLVRKKTKVVLGISGSIAAYKSAELARYLITHGCEVRVVMTDSAAKFVTPFTLEVITGKPVTNTFWNETESGAIGHIELADWADVLLIAPASADLIAKLSYGFAESPLLAVALATKAPVVVAPAMNVNMYDHPATIDNIMRLQQRGVHFVEPDSGPLACGWLGRGRLADQREIFSHLRRAVAPQDLAGKRVLISTGPTREAIDPVRYISNRSSGKMGIQLAKEAYRRGAEVTLVHGPLGRTPYIPRDITCVAVTSAAEMYEAMTQRAISGFGAAAEQFDIVITTAAVADYTPADPSSKKIKKSNEPRALELKATLDILKSIGIQKGKTARPFLVGFAVETGDEEELLNEVRHKLSAKNTDLMVGNLAHEAFDHDTNRVWIVSKDGKEEQIGTAHKAQISRSIVDSIVRGITKDTLT
- the tgt gene encoding tRNA guanosine(34) transglycosylase Tgt; translation: MTARYTLKKLSGKARRGAFLTRNGAFETPTFMPVGTKASVKGVDVERLAECGASVMLVNTYHLWLRPGAERIQRLGGIHTFSGWKGPILSDSGGFQVFSLKGIRTLSEEGVEFRSHLDGSKQFLSPERSIQVQQTLGVDIAMALDECAASDFDFAQFEKSLEMTFRWAKRSLAARTDPEMCLFGITQGGCHKELRTRAAEQIASLPFDGYAIGGLSVGEPKGAMYEVLSYHVGQLPKDGLHYLMGVGTPEDIVEAVSQGVDIFDCVMPTRSGRFGRVFVENDPPFFNIKNSRYADDTAPIDPNCSCLACRNYSRAYIQHLFKAGEMLGPQLASIHNLTHYLSLMRRIRESIENDTFTELYSKIKLRWAALDLHGLA
- a CDS encoding N-acetylmuramoyl-L-alanine amidase, which translates into the protein MLRRATSLFILTLYLLGIMRLEAAAESSRPVAALRSEYLRLRNNDPLGDGADYKQAWSKLASQMQTVLLKSRAREDLARLRIYSADTDLRLFYITQQKPYLTRAAATLEPLVSARNQDGEQGAALVLLGDIEITKGASASNVRAIYQRAAESSGPTRQIAQQRLQSLRNGTFQVLMPTNDLETPRPVKSTQFNRRWSLRPVVIDPGHGGYDAGAVGHSGALEKDITLDIARRVRTLLVKRYSIPVLLTREDDDFVPLARRTSYANAKNASAFISLHVNASADHDGRGLEVYYLDNTNDAASRKLAERENGIAAAGDLDDLSFMLSDLIQSGKLEDSMQLTRTLNNSVKATVAPTYRQARFLGVKKAPFFVLVGAHMPCSLIEMFFVDHPEDGAKLSRDQFRDSLANGIAYGIANFLLSDAKHSTPSQLRAAIR
- a CDS encoding flavodoxin-dependent (E)-4-hydroxy-3-methylbut-2-enyl-diphosphate synthase; translated protein: MQIKRRSTRTVQVGDLVIGSSGPISVQSMCATKTQDLVATAAQIALLEQHGADIIRIAIDSRRDVEALAELRRGTSARLVVDLQESYKLAKSVAPYVQKIRYNPGHLYHHETSVPVHEKVKYIVGVARDYNLAIRVGVNFGSLDPALAAHGEDPLEVAMSSAREHIGYLEDLGFTNYVVSLKSSDPNDVIDINRKFAVEFPEIPLHLGVTEAGMLPMGEIKTRVAFENLLVQGIGDTLRVSLTLPHSEKHQEVLLAKKIVEDIYAGRFRSVPRFEHEGLNIISCPSCSRVENEAFVELAQQVREMTLQFADKKLTIAVMGCRVNGPGETDDADLGLWCAPTHVNLKRAGTLVGQFSYEEILPRLKVEIDSVLQERR